The DNA region CGCTCGCGGCGGCCGCTTTCCGGAGAACCGCCGCGTACGACACCGCCATCGCCGCATGGATGTCCCGCGAGGGAGACGCGGACGACGCCTTCCCCGACCGCTTCACCCTGGGATTCCGCAAGGAACTGGAGTGCGCCTACGGCGAGAACCCCCACCAGCGCGGCGCCTACTACTCGCAGATCGGCGCCCCCCAGCACCTCCTCGGGGGCGTCGCCGTGCTGCACGGCAAACCCCTGTCGTACAACAACCTGCTGGACGTGGACGCCGCCCGCAACCTTGTGGCCGAGTTCGACGAGCCCGCCGTAGTGATCGTGAAGCACAACAACCCCTGCGGCGTGGCACTGGGCGACGACCTTGCCAGTGCCTACCTGCGGGCGAAGGCATGCGACCCGGTGTCGGCGTTCGGTGGTGTGTACGCCGTCAACCGCACGGTGGACGCCGCACTGGCCACCCACCTCGCCGACATGTTCGTGGAGGTGCTCTGGGCGCCGGCCTACGACCCCGACGCGCTCAAGATCCTCACCCGCAAGCCCAACGTGCGCCTGCTCCAGACCGGCGACACAGTGCGACCGGGCACCCCGGGCGAGTTGGTGTTCCGCCGCGTGCTCGGCGGCGTGCTGGTACAGGACCCGGACGAGGGGCACGAGGGCACAGACACCATGAACGTGGTGAGCGTCCGAGCGCCCACGGTCCAGGAGTGGACCGATCTGGTGTTCGCGTGGACGGTGTCCAAGCACGTAAAGAGCAACGCCATCGTGTTCGCCCGGGACGGCGCCACGGTAGGCATCGGTGCGGGTCAGATGAGCCGGGTGGATTCCGTGCGCATCGCCATCGCGAAGGCCGTGGAGAACGACCTGCCCATCGTGGGCAGTGCCATGGCGAGCGACGCCTTCTTCCCCTTTCCCGATGCGCCCGAGATGGCGATCGGCGGCGGTGCCACGGGAATCGTCCATCCGGGCGGCTCGATCCGGGATAACGAGGTCATCGCGGCCGTCGATGCCTTGGGCGCGACCATGGTCACGACCGGGCGCAGGCACTTCCGACACTGACCATGTCGGTCGTCGTCGGTGCCCTCAGCCTCGCGTGTTGGGTAGGGGTCCTGCTGCACCCGGCGCGCCCGTGGGACCTGCGGCCGATGGACACGGACGACCCGGATGTGCCCGAGCCCACATGGTGGCCAACCGTGGGCGTGGTCGTGCCCGCGCGCAACGAGGCGGAGCTGGTATCCGGCACCGCCCATTCCCTCGCCGCGCAGGACTACCCCGGCGATCTGCGCATCGTGATTGTGGACGAGCGATCCTCAGATGCCACCGGTCAGATGGCGCGGCGCGTGGCATCGGATGCGTCGCGACCGATCGAAGTGATCACCGGGGCACCTTTGCCCGAGGGGTGGGTCGGGAAGGTGTGGGGCATGGAGCAGGGCGTGCGCCACCTCACCCAGACCGGCGACCCGCCCGACTGGATCCTGCTCACCGACGCCGACATCCGGCACGAGCCCGAGTCGCTACGCAGGTTGGTGGCCGACGCCGTCCACCGGGGCGTGGCGCTTGAGAGCCGTATGGCCCGCCTGCGGTGCCAGTCCACGCCGGAGCGCCTGTTAGTGCCGCCGTTCGTGCTCTTCTTCTTCCTCCTCTACCCACCGCGGTGGGCCAACCAGATGGGGTCGCGGGTGGCGTCCGCCGCGGGGGGCTGCATCCTCGTCCGACGGGACGCCCTCACCGCGAGTGGCGGCATGGACGCGCTGAAGGGGGCGATGATCGACGACCTCGCCCTTGCCCGCTTGGTAAAGCACCGCGCGCGGCTGACCACCCACCTCGCCCTCAGCCGCGGGCGTGTAAGAAGTGTGCGCACCTACGACGACCTTGCCGGGGTCTGGACGATGGTGCGTCGCAGCGCCTTCACGCAGTTGCACCGGTCGTGGCCCTTGCTCATCGCTGTGAGTGCGGTACTGCTGCTCATGTTCTTAGGCCCGTTGGTCGCCGTCGTGCTCGGGGCCGTGGACATGGCGACGGGTACCCCATCGACCGGTGCCGTGGCCGTCGGTCTCGGCCTAGCCGGCTGGGGAGCGATGGCCATCGTGGCGGGCCCCGTCACGCGGGAGTTCGGCCTGGCGTGGCCCTGGCGCCTCGCGCTCCCGGTAAGTGGCGTGCTCTACGGCGCGATGACGATCGACTCGGCGCTTTGTGGCCCACGCGAGGGCGGGTGGCGGTGAGGACCGGCACCAGCGGACGACCCGGGCGCGCGCGACCTCCCGGCGGCGGGTCGCCACCGCGGTTCTCGCGCTGCTGGCCGTCACTCCGGCGGCACTGGCCGACATCCGGTCCGGTGTGCCCGACGTTCTTGCTCCCGCCCCGGAGGTACGCGGAGCACTCATCGCCATGCCCGCCATGTGGCAGGTCGAGGTGACGGTGCACCTGACCGGGCTCCGGAGGCGGGACGGCACCGTGCTCTCCCTGCCGACGGCGGCACAGGACATCACCCGCACCGGTACCGCCTTCGCGGTGACGCCGGACGGGTACCTAGTGAGTGCCGCCCGCGTCATCACTCCCGGGGCGACCGACCTCGCCGAAAGCGCGTACCTCCGATACCTCGTCGCCACCGAACGGGCGCACAACGGGAGTACCGCGGCGACCTAGGTGGCGGCCACCGACGCACGCCCGGTGAGCCTCGGCACGATTCACCGCGTGGTACGTCCGGTGGCGGTGGAGGGCGCCGCGACGGTTGACCGCGCCGTGGTCCCCGATGTGGTGGCAACGGACGGCCTGCGCGACGTCGCCATCCTGCGGGTACCGGGGATCGTGAACGCGCCATCGCTCGCCCTCGCTCGCGGGCAGGGTGGCGGCACATCCATCGCCACGCTGGGATTTGACGCCGCCACGTCGTCCGAAAATCCCGACCGTCACGAGCGGCTGCCGGTCATGCGTACGGGGATAATCGGACCACTCGATGGGTCGCTCGGGCGCGATCTCACACTCATCACCACCGATGTGATGACGGTCCACACGGGCGGTCCGGTGGTCGATGCCAACGGGCGGGTGCGGGCGTTCCTGCTCATGGCACGGGCGGCAGGAGGCGGTGCCATAGTGCCCGCCGACCAAATTCTGAGAGTTCTCGACCGGGCCGACGCGCACGGCTACGAGGGACGCACGCAGTCGCTGTGGCGGAGGGCCCTCGCCCGTGCGGGGAAATTCGACCTCACCGGGGCACGGGCCGACCTCCGCCGGGTTCTGGACCGCTATCCCGCGCACGGACTCGCCCGCTACGAACTGGACGAGGTGGACCGGCTCGGGGACGCGACGCTCAGCCTGGTCGGCGTGCGCTGGTTCCGGGGGGGACTGCTTGCGGCCGGGTTCACAGCCCTCCTCATCGCCGCCCTGACGGGCGGGCTGCTGTGGAAAGCCCTCACTCGCGACCCCGGGGTGCGGGGACCCCGGGACCGGACGGCCCCCTTCGACCACGAGACCGGCGGCGGCGACTAACTACGCCGTGCGGCCGCCCAGGTGCTCCGCGAGGAACGTCTCGATGGCCCGGTAGGCACGCATGCGGTTCTCGGGCTTCACGAACCCGTGGCCCTCGTCGTCGGCGACGATGTACTCCACGGCGACGCCCCGCGCACGCAGCGCCGCGACGATCTGGTCGCTTTCCGGTTGGGTGACGCGGGGGTCGTTGGCCCCCTGGATGACCATGAGCGGGGTCACGATGTCGTCCACCTTGCGCAGCGGGGAGCGCATCCACATGTCCTCGCGGTCCGCCTCCACCTCCGGGTCACCCACGAAGCGATACCAGGTGCTCGCGAGGAATGGTCGCCAGTAATCGGGGAACGACTCAATGAGCGTGACCAGACTCGACGGGCCCACGTACGAGATGGCGGCCCGGAAGACGTCCGGCGTGAAGGTCACCCCCACCAACGTGGCGTAGCCGCCGTAGGAGGCGCCGTAGATGGCGAGGCGGTCGGGGTCGGCGATGCCCTCCCCCACCGCCCAGTCCACCGCGTCGATCAGGTCGTCGTGCATCTTCCCGGCGAATTCATGCTCGGCCGCGTGCATGAAGTGCTTTCCGAAGCCGGTGGAGCCGCGATAGTTGACCTGCAGCACGGCGTAGCCACGATTGGCGAGGAACTGGGCCTCGGCGTCGTAACCCCATGCGTCGCGCGACCAGGGACCACCGTGCACCACGAGCACCATGGGCAGATTCCTCTCCTCACACCCCGTCGGAACGGTGAGGTACGAGTGCAACGTGAGGCGGTCCCGTGAGGTGATGGACACCGGGCGCATGGGGGCAAGATCCTCAGGCAGAAGCCAGGGGCGAGGGTGGAACAGGAACTCATGCGTCCGCGTTTCCCGGTTGACGAGGTATGTGGCGCCGGGTTCCACGTCGGAGTCGAAGGCCACGGTCCACATGCGCTCATCGGAATCCGACCCAATGATGCGAGGGTCGCCGTCCGCGATGGCACGCACCATCGCGAAGTCGGCCGCGAACCGGGTATCGAACGTGTGAACCACGAGCCGATCACGCAGGTACGCCGCTCCGAGGAGCGTTCGGTCCTTGTCGCTGACGATTGGTGCACCGAGATCGGCCACCGCGTCCTCGTCGAGCACCGTCTCCTCGCCCGTGGCCACATCGATGGCCACCAGACGCGAGCGATCACTGCCCCGCGCACTGCCCACCCAGACCACCGAACTGTCACCGTTGAAGCCGAAGGGGGTGCCTGCGTCCTCGTTGGCGAATGCGGCGAGCAGGCGGAACTCCCCATCCTCACCGTCGCGCACCAAGACCTCATAGTCGCCGTCCGGAGTCTGGGCGTACGCACCACGCACCAGTCCGTCGTGGTCGGCAAACCACCCGATGACGTTGCCCGGATTCGCGGCCACGGTCACCAACTCGCCGGTCGCGAGGTCGAGGCGCGCCGCATCGAACATGCTGCGGTCGCGTCGGTTGGTGCTCATGATGATCTGCCCCGGCGTGGCCCGTGGCACCGCCACGATTGAGGCCCGGACCCCATCAAACGGGGTGAGATCGCGGGCCGTGCCGTCCCCGGGCACGTCCACGCACATGACGTGGTGATTCTCGTCCCCACCCTGGTCCTTCGAGTACAGAATGCGCGTCGAATCACGGGTCCACGAGTAGCCCATCACCCCACGGTCGGTATCCCGGGTGACCGCCACCGCGTCCCCACCCTCCAGCGGGCGTACCCACACGTTGAGGCGACCGTCGAGGGGGGCGACCCACGAGAGCATGGTGCCGTCGGGCGACGGCTTGGCGAGGGCGCGCTCCGGGTTGTCGAAGAATTCAGAGAGCGGGATGAGACGGGGTGGTGGCATACCCCGAGGGTACCGCCGGCCCGCGCGGCGGGTTCACCGGTACGGCACGAGTGGCCCAACCGAGTGCGCGGAGCACGAGGAACGCCCGCGCGCGGGAAACTGAGACCGGGCGCGCCACGGTCGCGCACCAACCACGCGCCCGGGGCAAGAGGAACACCCCCGCAGCGCCGATCACGCACCACGCATGGGTGGGCCGTCAACGCGACATGTCAGACACCGGGGGGTTGGGGGACGGCGCGGCGCGGATCTTCACGGGCAAATCGGCGGGGATGGACCTAGCGGGGTCACGCCCCCGTATGCCGAGCAGGTCGGAAATCGTTCGGTCATTCACGTCGGAGGACCATGGACTCACACGCACGCGATGCTCCGGGAATCCACCGGGGTAGGACCTGTGGGTGCCCGCCCGGTGGTACCGTCGGGGCCACGTGGACGACCGACCGCTCGTCATCACCCTCTGCCCCGACCTCTTGATGCGCTCGCGCATCGAATCGGGCCTCGGGGTCGCCGGTTACCGACTCCGCGTGGCGGCAGGGCCCGCGCGCCTCGCGGAGATGGTGGCCGACGAGACCCCGGCCTGCCTGATGATCGACCTCGAAGCCAATGCGGACACCATCGCGCTCATCGCGCACCTACGCGCGGACCCAGCGAGCGCGAACATTCCCCTCACCGCGTTCGCCGGACACACCCGGGAGGACCTCCTCGATCAGGCCCGTGCGGTGGGCGCGGACTCGGTGGTGGCCCGAGGCCAGGCGGCGATCAGCACCGGGAAGGTCGTGGCCCAGGCCATCGCGGCGCACGGCGCACGCTGAGCATCACCCGCACTCGCCCGGATTCGGGGGCAGGCAGAGGATCACGAGATTGATGAAGGACCCGTGATTCCCGCTTGGGTGGGGAGATGAGGGTGCTGAAGACATCGTCTCCCCACTCAGGCGGATCACCGTGATGCCACTGATGACCCCCGTACCGGTGATGGTGAGCGCGGTGGCGCCGCCGGCGGGGCCACCCGTGGGGCTGGCTGAAGTGATCGGCGGCGGAGCGACGTAGGCACGATCGAACACCGTTACTGCGTTGCTGGAACCTGAGGCGACATACACGCTCGTATTGTCGGGGCTCACGGTCACCGTATACGCACCGCTGAGGCCCCCGCCATCCACGCAGGTGGCTGACCCGGTTTCGCTGATGCAGCCTGCGGTACCGGTCTTCTGGGTGAGGGCCCCGGTGGTGGTGTTGCGATCGACCACCGTGAGTGCGCCGCCGCGTCAAATCGTCCCGGATCCCACGGAGGAGGAGCACCCGGGCATCGGTGCCCGGCTCCCCGGGCCACGACACCTCCACGCGCCCCGCCTCCTCCCGCGTGCCACGAGCCATCATCACGTCGAGCAGGGCGTCGCGGCCCGGATTGAGATCGAACTCGGCCACCGCAGTGATGACCGGCACGACCAGAGCATCATCGTTGGCCCTCCCCACGTCGAGCCACTGGAGGATGAGCAGCATCTTGAGGCGCTCCGCCCGGGCAGTGTCACCCGACATGGGCTGAAGGTATGCCCTCTACCACGCGGTGGCGCTTGACTAGAGTCCCCGACCGGCCCGCCCCCACGAGCGAGCCCCAGACTGACAGCGAACCAGGGGACGCGGGTGGATCTGTTCGAATACCAGGGTAAGCAACTGTTTGCTCGGCATGGCCTTGCGGTGCCCACCGGCGAGGTTGCCGAGACGCCCGAGCAGGCGAAGGCCGCTGCCGAGGCGATCGGCGGGACGGTCGTTGTAAAGGCGCAGGTGCAGGTCGGTGGCCGCGGCAAGGCCGGTGGCATCAAACTGGCCACAACTCCGGATGAGGCCTACACCGCGGCCGCGGCCATCCTCGGCATGGACATCAAGGGGCACACGGTCAAGCGCCTGTGGATCGAGGCCGCCTCGGACATCGCGAAGGAGTACTACGCCTCGGTCACATTCGACCGCAGCGCGAAGATGCCCCTCATAATGCTCTCGGCGATGGGCGGTATGGACATCGAGGCCGTGGCCGTGGACCACCCCGAGGCTCTCGCACGCCTTCACGTGGACCCGCTGATCGGATTCCAGCCGCACCACGGACGATGGCTCGTGTACCACGCCGGCATCGACGAGGGAGCCCAAAGGGGCGTGCTCGAGGCCCTGATGCAGGCCTACCAGGCCTTCATCGACCTTGAGGCCACGCTCATCGAGATCAACCCGCTCATCTGGACGACGGACGGTCGCGTGGTGGCTCTGGACGCCAAGGTGTCCATCGACAACAACGCGCTCTTCCGCCATCCGGACCTCGCCGAGTTGCAGGAGAGCGTCACCGATGACCCGCAGGAGCGCATGGCACAGGAGCGGGGCGTCACCTATGTGAAGCTCGACGGCGACATCGGCATCATGGGCAACGGGGCCGGCATCGTGATGAGCAGCCTCGACGTGGTGGCCCTCGCCGGTGGCAAACCCGCCAACTTCTTGGACGCGGGCGGCGGATCGAACGCCGACGAGGTGGCCACGGCGCTCGAGGTCCTCCTGTCCGACCCCAAGGTGAAATCCCTGATGATCAACATCTTCGGCGGGATCACCCGCTGTGACGAGGTGGCTGAGGGTCTTCTTACGGCACTCGACACGCTAGGCGCCACACTCCCGATCGTCGTACGCCTCGACGGAACCGCCGCAGAGGCAGGACGAGCGATCCTCGCCGACCGCGCTCCCGCCAACGTGGTGCTCGAATCCACAATGCTCTCGGCCGCCAAGCGCGCCGTCGAACTCGCGAAGGAGGCCGCATGAGCATCCTGATCGACGAGACCACCCGCCTGGTGGTGCAGGGCGTCACCGGGCGTGAGGGGCAGTTCCACACGCTCCGCAACAAAGCGTACGGAACCAACGTCGTCGCCGGTGTCACCCCCGGCAAGGCCGGACAGAACGTCGAGGGCATCCCGGTCTTCAACACCGTGCGTGATGCGGTGGAGGCCACGGGCGCCAACACGTCCATGATCTTCGTTCCGCCGCGCTTCGCGACGGACGCCATCTACGAGTCCCTCGATGCCGGGGTGGACCTCACTATCTGCATCACCGAGGGCATCCCGGCGCACGACATGATGCGCATCTGCACGCACCTCCAGCGCGGTGACCAGACGCTCATCGGTCCCAACTGCCCGGGCATCATCAGCCCCGGTAAGGCGACCGTGGGCATCATGCCCACCGACGTCTTCACCCCGGGCCGCGTGGGCATCATCAGCCGCTCTGGCACGCTCACATACCAGATCTCGAAGGAGATCGGTGACCTCGGAATCGGGCAGAGTTCGGTCGTGGGCA from Thermoleophilia bacterium includes:
- the sucD gene encoding succinate--CoA ligase subunit alpha, with amino-acid sequence MSILIDETTRLVVQGVTGREGQFHTLRNKAYGTNVVAGVTPGKAGQNVEGIPVFNTVRDAVEATGANTSMIFVPPRFATDAIYESLDAGVDLTICITEGIPAHDMMRICTHLQRGDQTLIGPNCPGIISPGKATVGIMPTDVFTPGRVGIISRSGTLTYQISKEIGDLGIGQSSVVGIGGDPIVGSSFIDILQRFEDDPDTDLVVLVGEIGGDEEEKAGRFISETMSTPVIGYIAGFQAPPGKQMGHAGAIITGSSGTAQGKKDALEAMGIKVGTNPTEVAELVKTHIG
- a CDS encoding serine protease, with product MSLGTIHRVVRPVAVEGAATVDRAVVPDVVATDGLRDVAILRVPGIVNAPSLALARGQGGGTSIATLGFDAATSSENPDRHERLPVMRTGIIGPLDGSLGRDLTLITTDVMTVHTGGPVVDANGRVRAFLLMARAAGGGAIVPADQILRVLDRADAHGYEGRTQSLWRRALARAGKFDLTGARADLRRVLDRYPAHGLARYELDEVDRLGDATLSLVGVRWFRGGLLAAGFTALLIAALTGGLLWKALTRDPGVRGPRDRTAPFDHETGGGD
- a CDS encoding glycosyltransferase, whose amino-acid sequence is MSVVVGALSLACWVGVLLHPARPWDLRPMDTDDPDVPEPTWWPTVGVVVPARNEAELVSGTAHSLAAQDYPGDLRIVIVDERSSDATGQMARRVASDASRPIEVITGAPLPEGWVGKVWGMEQGVRHLTQTGDPPDWILLTDADIRHEPESLRRLVADAVHRGVALESRMARLRCQSTPERLLVPPFVLFFFLLYPPRWANQMGSRVASAAGGCILVRRDALTASGGMDALKGAMIDDLALARLVKHRARLTTHLALSRGRVRSVRTYDDLAGVWTMVRRSAFTQLHRSWPLLIAVSAVLLLMFLGPLVAVVLGAVDMATGTPSTGAVAVGLGLAGWGAMAIVAGPVTREFGLAWPWRLALPVSGVLYGAMTIDSALCGPREGGWR
- the purH gene encoding bifunctional phosphoribosylaminoimidazolecarboxamide formyltransferase/IMP cyclohydrolase, which gives rise to MTSRRALLSVSDKTGLVDLARGLSEAGVELISTGGTARTLRDAGLTVTDVSEVTGHPEIMGGRVKTLHPRIHGGILARRDHEGDAHDMVAGAIQAIDMVVVNLYPFEEAAARDGLCRSEVVEEIDIGGPAMVRAAAKNHDRVVVVTDPTQYGDVLAEVATGDWVGEDTRRSLAAAAFRRTAAYDTAIAAWMSREGDADDAFPDRFTLGFRKELECAYGENPHQRGAYYSQIGAPQHLLGGVAVLHGKPLSYNNLLDVDAARNLVAEFDEPAVVIVKHNNPCGVALGDDLASAYLRAKACDPVSAFGGVYAVNRTVDAALATHLADMFVEVLWAPAYDPDALKILTRKPNVRLLQTGDTVRPGTPGELVFRRVLGGVLVQDPDEGHEGTDTMNVVSVRAPTVQEWTDLVFAWTVSKHVKSNAIVFARDGATVGIGAGQMSRVDSVRIAIAKAVENDLPIVGSAMASDAFFPFPDAPEMAIGGGATGIVHPGGSIRDNEVIAAVDALGATMVTTGRRHFRH
- a CDS encoding S9 family peptidase, translating into MPPPRLIPLSEFFDNPERALAKPSPDGTMLSWVAPLDGRLNVWVRPLEGGDAVAVTRDTDRGVMGYSWTRDSTRILYSKDQGGDENHHVMCVDVPGDGTARDLTPFDGVRASIVAVPRATPGQIIMSTNRRDRSMFDAARLDLATGELVTVAANPGNVIGWFADHDGLVRGAYAQTPDGDYEVLVRDGEDGEFRLLAAFANEDAGTPFGFNGDSSVVWVGSARGSDRSRLVAIDVATGEETVLDEDAVADLGAPIVSDKDRTLLGAAYLRDRLVVHTFDTRFAADFAMVRAIADGDPRIIGSDSDERMWTVAFDSDVEPGATYLVNRETRTHEFLFHPRPWLLPEDLAPMRPVSITSRDRLTLHSYLTVPTGCEERNLPMVLVVHGGPWSRDAWGYDAEAQFLANRGYAVLQVNYRGSTGFGKHFMHAAEHEFAGKMHDDLIDAVDWAVGEGIADPDRLAIYGASYGGYATLVGVTFTPDVFRAAISYVGPSSLVTLIESFPDYWRPFLASTWYRFVGDPEVEADREDMWMRSPLRKVDDIVTPLMVIQGANDPRVTQPESDQIVAALRARGVAVEYIVADDEGHGFVKPENRMRAYRAIETFLAEHLGGRTA
- a CDS encoding ADP-forming succinate--CoA ligase subunit beta — protein: MDLFEYQGKQLFARHGLAVPTGEVAETPEQAKAAAEAIGGTVVVKAQVQVGGRGKAGGIKLATTPDEAYTAAAAILGMDIKGHTVKRLWIEAASDIAKEYYASVTFDRSAKMPLIMLSAMGGMDIEAVAVDHPEALARLHVDPLIGFQPHHGRWLVYHAGIDEGAQRGVLEALMQAYQAFIDLEATLIEINPLIWTTDGRVVALDAKVSIDNNALFRHPDLAELQESVTDDPQERMAQERGVTYVKLDGDIGIMGNGAGIVMSSLDVVALAGGKPANFLDAGGGSNADEVATALEVLLSDPKVKSLMINIFGGITRCDEVAEGLLTALDTLGATLPIVVRLDGTAAEAGRAILADRAPANVVLESTMLSAAKRAVELAKEAA